The following coding sequences are from one Niveibacterium umoris window:
- a CDS encoding acetyl-CoA carboxylase carboxyltransferase subunit alpha, translating into MKITALDFEQPIAELETKIEELRFVQDDSAVDISEEIARLEVKRQALTKDIYAKLTPWQIAMVARHPQRPYTLDYVQHLFTDFKELHGDRSFADDKAIVGGMARFNGTPCMVIGHQKGRDTKEKILRNFGMPRPEGYRKAERLMRLAEKFGLPIFTFVDTPGAYPGIDAEERGQSEAIGRNLYVMAELKVPLISTIIGEGGSGGALAIAVGDQLLMLQYSTYSVISPEGCASILWKSADRAADAAETMGITASRLKSLGLIDKIVNEPIGGAHRDHRAMAQSLKRALVDALRQASDLSTDALIEQRLTKIMGYGRFKEQAIA; encoded by the coding sequence ATGAAAATCACGGCCCTGGACTTCGAGCAACCGATCGCGGAACTGGAAACCAAGATCGAGGAACTGCGCTTCGTGCAGGACGATTCGGCGGTGGACATCTCCGAAGAAATCGCCCGGCTCGAGGTCAAGCGTCAGGCGCTGACCAAGGACATCTACGCCAAGCTCACGCCGTGGCAGATCGCGATGGTGGCGCGCCATCCGCAGCGCCCGTACACGCTCGATTACGTGCAGCACCTGTTCACCGACTTCAAGGAACTGCACGGCGACCGCAGCTTTGCCGACGACAAGGCCATCGTGGGCGGCATGGCGCGCTTCAACGGCACGCCGTGCATGGTGATCGGCCACCAGAAGGGGCGCGACACCAAGGAAAAGATCCTGCGCAACTTCGGCATGCCGCGCCCCGAGGGCTACCGCAAGGCGGAGCGCCTGATGCGCCTTGCCGAAAAATTCGGCCTGCCGATCTTCACCTTCGTCGACACCCCCGGCGCCTATCCCGGCATCGACGCCGAAGAGCGCGGCCAGTCCGAAGCGATTGGCCGCAATCTCTATGTGATGGCTGAACTCAAGGTGCCGCTGATCAGCACCATCATCGGCGAAGGCGGCTCGGGCGGCGCACTGGCGATTGCCGTCGGCGACCAGTTGCTGATGCTGCAGTACTCGACCTACTCGGTGATCTCGCCTGAAGGCTGCGCCTCGATCCTGTGGAAGAGTGCCGACCGCGCGGCCGATGCGGCCGAAACCATGGGGATCACCGCATCGCGCCTGAAGTCGCTCGGTCTGATCGACAAGATCGTCAACGAACCGATTGGCGGCGCGCACCGCGACCACCGCGCGATGGCGCAAAGCCTCAAGCGTGCGCTCGTCGACGCGCTGCGGCAGGCCTCAGACCTGTCGACCGATGCCCTGATCGAGCAACGTCTCACCAAGATCATGGGCTATGGCCGCTTCAAGGAACAGGCGATTGCCTGA
- the tilS gene encoding tRNA lysidine(34) synthetase TilS, with protein MPEPSAPDATGAELLEQRLRDTLAGATRPGQILTVAFSGGLDSTVLLHLLTRAAPALGLRLRAAHVHHGLQAQADAWAAHCAKACGTLGVPCEILHVSVDRSSGLGLEAAARSARHAALRALGGDWLVLAHHRGDQAETLLHRLTRGAGVHGAAAMRGVDARRGPPALLRPLLDEPRAALLAWAQQNRLQWIEDPSNQDTHFRRNFLRHEVLAPLTARLPQAEAGLARAASHFHEAAGLLDALAAIDHAAVECSRGASLAALLALNDARLKNLLRARIAVLGHAAPDARQLAEALRQLRTVQQPWRAIFGQWALCADAGLVWFEAAEVPLPGVATIWQGEPALHWGDVMVCFEPASAPDALAFRPGELELVARSGGERIRPDAARPARDIKTLARDSAIPPWWRAAMPVFKQAGRVIGWGEIGDVSAHGSDGWRIRIAPPNAKF; from the coding sequence TTGCCTGAACCTTCGGCGCCCGATGCCACGGGCGCCGAGCTGCTTGAACAGCGCCTCCGCGATACCCTCGCCGGGGCCACCCGCCCCGGCCAGATCCTCACCGTCGCATTCAGCGGCGGACTCGATTCCACCGTCCTGCTGCACCTGCTCACCCGCGCCGCGCCCGCACTCGGGCTGCGCTTGCGGGCGGCGCACGTTCACCACGGACTGCAGGCGCAGGCCGATGCCTGGGCCGCGCATTGCGCGAAGGCCTGCGGAACGCTCGGTGTGCCGTGCGAAATCCTCCACGTTTCGGTAGACCGCAGCAGCGGCCTCGGTCTCGAAGCGGCCGCGCGCAGCGCCCGCCATGCAGCGCTGCGCGCGCTCGGCGGCGACTGGCTGGTGCTCGCGCACCACCGTGGCGACCAGGCGGAAACCTTGCTGCATCGCTTGACTCGCGGCGCCGGCGTTCACGGCGCCGCAGCGATGCGCGGGGTCGACGCCCGTCGCGGACCGCCCGCGCTGCTGCGCCCCTTGCTCGACGAGCCCCGCGCCGCGCTGCTGGCGTGGGCACAGCAAAACCGTTTGCAGTGGATCGAGGACCCGAGCAACCAGGACACCCACTTCCGCCGCAATTTCCTGCGTCATGAGGTACTCGCCCCGCTGACCGCTCGCTTGCCGCAAGCCGAGGCAGGGCTGGCACGCGCCGCCAGCCATTTCCACGAAGCTGCCGGACTGCTCGATGCGCTTGCCGCTATCGACCATGCGGCAGTCGAGTGCAGCCGCGGCGCCAGCCTTGCGGCCTTGCTCGCGCTCAACGACGCCCGGCTGAAGAACCTGCTGCGCGCCCGCATCGCCGTGCTCGGGCACGCAGCGCCGGACGCCCGCCAACTGGCCGAGGCGCTGCGCCAGTTGCGCACCGTCCAGCAGCCCTGGCGCGCCATTTTCGGCCAATGGGCGCTGTGCGCCGATGCAGGCCTGGTGTGGTTCGAGGCAGCCGAGGTACCACTTCCTGGCGTGGCGACGATCTGGCAAGGCGAACCTGCCTTGCACTGGGGCGACGTCATGGTGTGCTTCGAGCCCGCGTCGGCGCCCGACGCCCTCGCCTTTCGACCGGGCGAACTCGAACTGGTCGCGCGCAGCGGTGGCGAGCGCATCCGCCCGGATGCAGCACGACCCGCGCGAGACATCAAGACACTCGCGCGCGACTCGGCTATTCCGCCGTGGTGGCGCGCCGCGATGCCGGTGTTCAAACAGGCAGGGCGGGTGATCGGCTGGGGCGAAATCGGGGACGTCAGTGCACACGGCAGTGACGGATGGCGCATCCGGATTGCGCCGCCGAACGCAAAATTCTGA
- the apbC gene encoding iron-sulfur cluster carrier protein ApbC produces MGLSEKQVQEFVGGLTDPVSGKPFAAAKAVKSVRAEGGRIEVAIELGYPARSQHAAIAAGVETALRELPEVTAAQVSVSSRVVPHTVQGNVKLLPGVKNIVAVSSGKGGVGKSTTAVNLALALASEGARVGILDADIYGPSQPQMLGLHDARPESEDGKTMIPLQAHGLQANSIGFLVDVEQPMVWRGPMATQALRQLLMDTNWDDLDYLVIDMPPGTGDIQLTLAQIVPVTGAVIVTTPQDIALLDARKGLKMFEKVGIPILGIVENMSIHICSNCGHQEHIFGAGGGEKMCADYGVPFLGGLPLDIRIREQTDSGVPTVVADPQGPLADAYRSIARKVAISIAERQRDMRFKFPNIVVQNT; encoded by the coding sequence ATGGGTCTGAGCGAGAAGCAGGTTCAGGAATTCGTCGGCGGGCTGACCGATCCGGTCAGCGGCAAGCCGTTTGCGGCCGCCAAGGCGGTCAAGTCGGTGCGGGCCGAGGGTGGCCGGATCGAGGTCGCGATCGAGCTGGGTTACCCGGCGCGCAGCCAGCATGCAGCGATTGCGGCGGGGGTCGAGACGGCCTTGCGTGAGCTGCCCGAAGTGACCGCAGCACAGGTTTCGGTGAGCAGCCGCGTGGTGCCGCACACCGTGCAGGGCAACGTCAAGCTGTTGCCGGGCGTGAAGAACATCGTCGCGGTGTCGTCCGGCAAGGGCGGCGTCGGCAAGAGCACGACCGCCGTGAATCTGGCGCTGGCGCTGGCGAGCGAAGGCGCGCGCGTGGGCATTCTCGATGCCGACATCTACGGCCCGAGCCAGCCGCAGATGCTGGGTCTGCATGATGCGCGCCCGGAGAGCGAAGACGGCAAGACGATGATTCCGCTGCAGGCGCATGGCCTGCAGGCGAATTCGATCGGCTTTCTCGTCGACGTCGAACAGCCGATGGTGTGGCGCGGGCCGATGGCCACGCAGGCGCTGCGCCAGTTGCTGATGGATACCAACTGGGACGATCTCGACTACCTGGTGATCGACATGCCACCGGGCACCGGCGACATCCAGCTGACGCTGGCGCAGATCGTACCGGTGACCGGCGCGGTGATCGTCACGACGCCGCAGGACATCGCGCTGCTCGATGCCCGCAAGGGCCTGAAGATGTTCGAGAAGGTCGGCATCCCGATCCTTGGCATCGTCGAGAACATGAGCATCCACATCTGCTCGAACTGCGGGCATCAGGAACACATCTTCGGTGCCGGTGGCGGCGAGAAAATGTGCGCCGACTACGGCGTGCCTTTCCTCGGTGGCCTGCCGCTGGACATCCGCATCCGCGAGCAGACCGATTCCGGCGTGCCAACGGTGGTGGCCGATCCGCAAGGGCCGCTGGCCGATGCCTACCGCAGCATTGCGCGCAAGGTGGCCATCTCGATCGCGGAACGACAGCGCGACATGCGTTTCAAGTTCCCGAACATCGTGGTGCAGAACACCTGA
- a CDS encoding putative bifunctional diguanylate cyclase/phosphodiesterase — protein MRGWLRAREWSFGTRIGLLLAGLLGLFFVAAIVAIRVESDSFVDKRVRAEVETGARVLHDKITQDRERYRLAARVLAADFGFREAVATRDAETIVSALANHARRINANAALLFDPDGQLVASTPANQAVAAGALGKLMQAAQAQDGADGIATFGGRPMVVVVIPVRAPNLIGWIALGFDLNDSYAAQLGQLIRGQVAVVAKDPAHPSLTASNLPPDARAALVRALGAGEVPLLPGATQITLADTTYLYVATPLIDGGDAMLLDLRSLKEALESYDDLRNGMLVLLGIAFLVAVAATRSLARTVSRPIRRLASAAGEISAGNYALTLPVEHHDEIGRLSTAFNDMARAVELREAEIVRLAYSDPLTDLHNRAKLGVLGEAVLKRDALAMVVVLDIDRFSAINNALGDVIGDVVIRECGVRLRSAFPGAEVARLAADEFAMLFGADVCVPPEVVWSRLEAAFARALELDGAPLDIALSAGIASYPAHGGTMSQLLRNAEIAMNDARRHQAGFAIYTPELDLSRTSHLSLLSELRQAVEQNELRMFLQPKVCLKTGRVDSAEALIRWQHPRRGFVPPFEFIPFAEQTGRIGQLTRWMLLRAMELTRDLAAKGTPLTVSVNVSARDVQDAGFPEVLDALLAQSGGAPERIRLEITESGVMENADRALTVLHALRARGFTLSLDDFGTGYSSLAYLRRMPVSELKIDRSFVQGIHRDADGESLVKSTIELSHNLGLSVVAEGVETIEEWQTLVRLGSDYVQGYFASKPLAVEDFIAWRAARTPFLVEAAGSGA, from the coding sequence ATGCGCGGCTGGCTGCGTGCGCGCGAATGGTCCTTTGGTACGCGCATCGGCCTGCTGCTCGCCGGCCTGCTCGGGCTCTTCTTCGTCGCCGCGATTGTGGCGATTCGGGTCGAGAGCGACAGCTTCGTCGACAAGCGCGTTCGCGCCGAGGTCGAAACAGGTGCCCGCGTGCTGCACGACAAGATTACCCAGGATCGCGAGCGCTATCGCCTGGCTGCGCGCGTGCTCGCCGCCGACTTCGGATTCCGCGAAGCGGTCGCGACGCGCGATGCGGAAACGATCGTGTCCGCGCTTGCCAATCACGCACGCCGCATCAATGCCAATGCGGCCCTCTTGTTCGACCCGGACGGGCAGCTGGTAGCCAGTACCCCCGCCAATCAAGCCGTCGCCGCCGGTGCGCTCGGCAAGCTGATGCAGGCGGCCCAGGCACAGGATGGCGCCGACGGCATCGCCACCTTTGGCGGACGGCCGATGGTCGTCGTCGTGATTCCGGTGCGAGCACCCAACCTGATCGGGTGGATCGCGCTGGGGTTCGATCTCAACGACAGCTATGCGGCGCAACTGGGGCAACTGATCCGGGGGCAGGTCGCCGTGGTGGCAAAGGACCCGGCGCACCCGAGCCTGACCGCGTCAAACCTGCCACCGGATGCGCGCGCGGCGCTGGTTCGCGCGCTCGGGGCCGGCGAGGTGCCACTCCTGCCGGGGGCGACGCAAATCACTCTGGCCGATACAACCTACCTGTACGTCGCCACGCCGCTCATCGACGGTGGCGACGCGATGTTGCTCGACTTGCGCTCGCTGAAAGAGGCGCTGGAATCGTACGACGATCTGCGCAACGGCATGCTGGTGTTGCTGGGCATCGCCTTCCTCGTCGCAGTGGCGGCGACCCGCTCGCTGGCGCGAACGGTATCGCGCCCGATCCGCCGGCTTGCCTCGGCCGCTGGCGAGATCAGCGCCGGCAACTACGCACTGACCTTGCCGGTCGAGCACCACGACGAGATCGGCCGTCTGTCGACCGCGTTCAACGACATGGCACGGGCTGTCGAACTGCGCGAGGCCGAGATCGTCCGGCTCGCGTACTCCGACCCGCTCACCGATCTGCATAACCGGGCCAAACTTGGCGTGCTGGGCGAGGCGGTACTCAAGCGCGATGCGCTGGCGATGGTGGTGGTGCTCGACATCGATCGCTTCAGCGCAATCAACAACGCATTGGGCGACGTGATCGGTGACGTGGTGATCCGCGAATGCGGTGTGCGCTTGCGCAGCGCCTTTCCCGGCGCCGAGGTCGCGCGACTGGCGGCGGATGAATTCGCGATGCTGTTCGGCGCCGACGTGTGTGTGCCGCCGGAAGTGGTGTGGTCGCGGCTCGAAGCTGCCTTTGCGCGCGCCCTCGAGCTTGACGGCGCACCGCTCGACATCGCCTTGTCTGCCGGTATCGCGAGCTACCCGGCGCATGGTGGCACCATGTCCCAACTGCTGCGCAATGCCGAAATCGCGATGAACGACGCGCGCCGGCATCAGGCGGGGTTCGCGATCTACACGCCGGAACTGGACCTGAGCCGCACCTCGCATTTGTCGCTGTTGTCCGAGTTGCGCCAGGCGGTCGAACAGAACGAGTTGCGCATGTTCCTGCAGCCCAAGGTCTGCCTCAAGACCGGCCGGGTGGACAGCGCCGAGGCACTGATTCGCTGGCAGCACCCGCGCCGTGGTTTCGTGCCCCCCTTCGAATTCATCCCGTTTGCCGAGCAGACCGGCCGCATCGGACAACTCACGCGCTGGATGCTCCTGAGGGCGATGGAACTCACACGCGATCTGGCTGCGAAGGGCACGCCGCTGACCGTGTCGGTCAACGTCTCTGCCCGCGATGTGCAGGACGCGGGCTTTCCAGAGGTGCTGGACGCTCTCCTTGCCCAGTCAGGCGGGGCGCCGGAGCGGATCCGGCTCGAAATCACGGAAAGCGGCGTCATGGAAAACGCCGACCGTGCGCTGACCGTGTTGCACGCTTTGCGCGCACGTGGATTCACGCTGTCGCTCGATGATTTCGGCACCGGCTACTCCTCGCTCGCGTATCTACGCCGGATGCCGGTATCGGAACTGAAGATCGATCGCTCCTTCGTGCAGGGGATCCACCGCGACGCGGATGGCGAGAGCCTCGTGAAATCAACCATCGAACTGAGCCACAACCTCGGGCTCAGCGTGGTCGCCGAGGGCGTCGAGACGATTGAGGAGTGGCAGACGCTGGTGCGTCTTGGCAGCGACTATGTGCAGGGCTACTTCGCCAGCAAGCCGCTCGCGGTCGAGGACTTCATTGCCTGGCGTGCGGCGCGCACGCCCTTCCTGGTCGAGGCGGCAGGTTCCGGCGCCTGA